The following coding sequences are from one Eretmochelys imbricata isolate rEreImb1 chromosome 12, rEreImb1.hap1, whole genome shotgun sequence window:
- the ATXN1L gene encoding ataxin-1-like: MKPAHERSQECLPPKKRDLPVTSEDVGRVASCSTNHTPVSDAPEWCRSVMVTGQSQAPLPYGLGSDGAEAVAGLTVDQYGMLYKVAVPPATFSPTGLHPVVNMSPLPPSFNVTSSLIQHPGIPYPPIHYAQIPSTSLQFIGSHYTVPYAVPPGFLPSPLLSPSTNLPTSHVPRFVPYASLFPEEATPSPQTTSPAHVFSKAASVISPSGQMQHHAGVQPLDITQSRVPVYYQMSRLPPGYSAYETSTVGGSPDPPLQESQLSSEVASANGGQRHLEHSVVRRTSEALASASNKAEGPHPGAAVQCVVDGQLFSGYQTLRTEDSVPAHRSTPDTDLEVQRVVGVLASQDYSILAAQRKDGLSPLNLCHNIPDQQGESRGLLRNPVETAEKSQARSPYVMSPEEPVRHRQLPKGMVIANGKPVLVRIGSEPVRSSASEILMRQSPDAQTHRSSRDKDSAQLQPPSSSHLPSHFMKGAIIQLATGELKRVEDLQTQDFVRSAEVSGGLKIDSSTVVDIQESQWPGFVTLHFVVGEQQSKVSIDVPPEHPFFVYGQGWSSCSPGRTAQLFALPCHRLQVGDVCISISLQSLNGNSASQANCPLAGQLVPTRERPERTGQGPREPSDRASERKNQSERDSAAQISCTESSQPDPGAQHCWTAPGFQRYSMQGEESHPSLLRPSFIPQEVKLSIEGRSNAGK, translated from the coding sequence ATGAAACCTGCTCATGAGAGAAGCCAGGAATGCCTTCCCCCAAAGAAACGAGACCTTCCTGTCACCAGTGAGGATGTGGGGAGGGTAGCCAGCTGCTCTACCAATCACACGCCGGTGAGCGATGCCCCAGAGTGGTGCAGGAGCGTCATGGTGACTGGACAGAGCCAAGCACCATTACCATATGGCCTTGGCAGTGATGGTGCTGAAGCAGTAGCTGGCCTGACTGTGGATCAATATGGCATGCTATACAAAGTGGCTGTGCCTCCAGCCACCTTCTCTCCCACTGGCCTCCACCCGGTTGTGAACATGagtcctctgccccccagctttAATGTAACCTCTTCCCTGATCCAGCATCCAGGGATTCCATATCCCCCCATCCACTATGCTCAGATTCCCTCTACATCTCTTCAGTTTATAGGGTCACATTACACAGTACCCTATGCTGTGCCCCCCGGCTTCCTCCCTAGTCCTCTTCTATCACCTTCTACCAACCTCCCCACCTCTCATGTTCCCCGTTTTGTGCCATATGCCTCTCTTTTTCCAGAAGaagccactccctccccccaaactacTTCTCCTGCTCATGTTTTCAGCAAAGCTGCCTCTGTCATCTCCCCTTCAGGCCAAATGCAGCACCATGCTGGAGTGCAGCCACTGGACATCACACAGAGTAGAGTTCCTGTCTATTACCAGATGTCCCGGCTCCCACCAGGGTATTCAGCATACGAGACCTCTACTGTAGGGGGAAGCCCAGATCCTCCTCTGCAAGAAAGTCAACTGAGTTCAGAGGTAGCCTCTGCCAATGGTGGACAGAGACATCTGGAGCATAGTGTGGTGAGGAGGACCAGTGAGGCTTTGGCCTCTGCCAGCAATAAAGCTGAAGGCCCGCAccctggggctgcagtgcagTGTGTGGTGGATGGACAGCTCTTTTCAGGTTATCAGACTCTGAGAACAGAGGACTCTGTGCCAGCTCACAGAAGCACGCCGGACACTGACTTGGAGGTGCAGAGAGTGGTTGGGGTGTTGGCTTCTCAGGATTACTCTATTCTGGCAGCCCAGAGAAAGGATGGCCTGAGCCCTTTAAACCTTTGCCATAATATCCCTGATCAGCAGGGGGAGTCAAGGGGCTTGCTGAGGAACCCAGTGGAAACAGCTGAGAAAAGCCAGGCCAGGAGTCCATATGTGATGTCCCCTGAGGAGCCAGTTAGACACAGACAGTTACCCAAAGGAATGGTGATAGCTAATGGCAAGCCAGTCTTGGTGCGTATTGGGTCTGAGCCCGTCAGGTCTTCTGCTTCCGAAATCCTGATGAGACAGAGTCCAGATGCACAGACCCACAGAAGCTCACGTGACAAGGACTCAGCCCAGTTGcaaccccccagctcctcacatCTGCCCTCCCATTTCATGAAAGGAGCCATCATACAGCTGGCCACAGGGGAGCTGAAGAGGGTGGAAGACCTGCAGACCCAGGATTTTGTGCGGAGTGCTGAGGTTAGCGGGGGCCTGAAGATTGACTCCAGCACAGTGGTGGATATCCAGGAGAGTCAGTGGCCTGGGTTTGTCACATTGCATTTTGTGGTTGGGGAGCAGCAGAGTAAAGTGAGCATTGACGTACCCCCCGAGCATCCCTTCTTCGTGTATGGCCAGGGCTGGTCCTCCTGTAGCCCGGGGCGGACCGCTCAGCTCTTTGCTCTGCCCTGTCACAGGCTGCAGGTGGGCGATGTCTGCATATCAATCAGTTTACAGAGCTTGAATGGCAACTCTGCTTCTCAGGCTAACTGCCCTCTTGCAGGCCAGCTGGTGCCCACCAGAGAGAGGCCCGAGAGAACAGGTCAGGGGCCCAGAGAGCCATCCGACAGAGCCAGTGAGAGGAAGAATCAGTCAGAAAGGGACAGTGCAGCCCAGATTTCCTGTACGGAGTCCTCCCAGCCTGACCCTGGTGCTCAGCACTGCTGGACAGCCCCAGGCTTCCAAAGATACAGCATGCAGGGGGAGGAGTCTCATCCGTCCCTGCTTCGTCCCTCTTTCATTCCACAGGAGGTCAAGCTGTCTATAGAAGGGCGTTCTAATGCAGGGAAGTGA
- the ZNF821 gene encoding zinc finger protein 821 isoform X2 — translation MSRRKQTTPNKVHWEQVFAGLEEQARQAMMKSDFPGAFGDQRPTIHQLQDQDSSSSDSDGEEEETTQDEVSSHTSEEDGTMVKVKKELENAEQPVAGNQRTGESEVIEDLNTAPMLGLSQCPLCQLECGSREQLIAHVYQHTAAVVSAKSYMCPVCGRALSSPGSLGRHLLIHSEDQLSNCAVCGARFTSHATFNGEKLPEVLSADSLSTPHSEGPSGTEEKDVAFNAPVYPAGILLVCNNCAAYRKLLEAQAPGVRKWALRRQNEPLEVRLQRLERERTAKKSRRDSETPEEREVRRMRDREAKRLQRMQETDEQRARRLQRDREAMRLKRANETPEKRQARLIREREAKRLKRRLEKMDMMLRAQFGQDPSAMAALAAEMNFFQLPVSNVELESQLLGKMAFEEQSNSTLH, via the exons ATGTCCCGTCGGAAACAGACCACTCCTAATAAAGTTCATT GGGAGCAAGTCTTCGCAGGGCTGGAGGAGCAAGCCCGCCAGGCCATGATGAAAAGTGACTTCCCTGGAGCCTTTGGAGACCAGCGGCCGACAATTcaccagttgcaggatcaggactccaGCAGCA GTGACAGCGATGGTGAGGAAGAGGAGACCACGCAGGATGAAGTCTCTTCTCACACTTCTGAGGAGGATGGCACAATGGTGAAAGTGAAAAAGGAATTAGAAAATGCAGAGCAGCCTGTAGCTGGAAACCAACGGACTGGAGAAAGTGAG GTGATTGAGGATTTGAATACAGCACCCATGCTGGGACTGTCGCAGTGCCCACTCTGCCAGCTGGAATGTGGAAGCAGAGAGCAGCTCATTGCTCACGTGTACCAG CACACTGCAGCTGTGGTCAGTGCCAAGAGCTACATGTGTCCAGTGTGTGGCAGAGCCCTCAGCTCCCCTGGGTCCCTGGGACGACACCTCCTGATCCACTCAGAGGACCAACTATCAAACTGTGCAGTGTGTGGGGCGCGCTTCACCAGCCATGCCACATTCAACGG TGAGAAACTGCCGGAGGTGCTTAGTGCAGATTCCTTGTCCACCCCGCACAGCGAGGGCCCTTCTGGTACTGAGGAGAAGGACGTTGCCTTTAACGCCCCTGTGTATCCTGCGGGCATCCTCCTAGTGTGCAACAACTGTGCTGCCTATCGCAAGCTGCTGGAGGCACAGGCTCCCGGCGTGCGCAAGTGGGCACTTCGCCGGCAGAACGAGCCACTAGAAGTGCGGCTGCAGCGCCTGGAGCGGGAGCGCACGGCTAAGAAGAGCCGGCGGGACAGTGAGACACCAGAGGAGCGGGAGGTGAGGCGCATGCGGGATCGAGAGGCTAAGCGCCTGCAACGCATGCAAGAGACAGATGAGCAGCGGGCGAGGCGGCTGCAGAGGGACCGGGAGGCCATGAGGCTGAAACGCGCTAATGAGACCCCGGAGAAGCGGCAGGCTCGGCTCATCCGGGAGCGCGAGGCCAAGAGGCTCAAGCGGCGCCTGGAGAAAATGGACATGATGCTTCGGGCCCAGTTTGGCCAGGACCCCTCTGCCATGGCTGCTTTGGCAGCCGAGATGAACTTCTTCCAGCTGCCAGTGAGCAATGTGGAGCTGGAAAGCCAGCTCCTGGGCAAGATGGCCTTTGAGGAGCAGAGCAACAGCACACTGCACTGA
- the ZNF821 gene encoding zinc finger protein 821 isoform X3: MMKSDFPGAFGDQRPTIHQLQDQDSSSSDSDGEEEETTQDEVSSHTSEEDGTMVKVKKELENAEQPVAGNQRTGESEVIEDLNTAPMLGLSQCPLCQLECGSREQLIAHVYQHTAAVVSAKSYMCPVCGRALSSPGSLGRHLLIHSEDQLSNCAVCGARFTSHATFNGEKLPEVLSADSLSTPHSEGPSGTEEKDVAFNAPVYPAGILLVCNNCAAYRKLLEAQAPGVRKWALRRQNEPLEVRLQRLERERTAKKSRRDSETPEEREVRRMRDREAKRLQRMQETDEQRARRLQRDREAMRLKRANETPEKRQARLIREREAKRLKRRLEKMDMMLRAQFGQDPSAMAALAAEMNFFQLPVSNVELESQLLGKMAFEEQSNSTLH, translated from the exons ATGATGAAAAGTGACTTCCCTGGAGCCTTTGGAGACCAGCGGCCGACAATTcaccagttgcaggatcaggactccaGCAGCA GTGACAGCGATGGTGAGGAAGAGGAGACCACGCAGGATGAAGTCTCTTCTCACACTTCTGAGGAGGATGGCACAATGGTGAAAGTGAAAAAGGAATTAGAAAATGCAGAGCAGCCTGTAGCTGGAAACCAACGGACTGGAGAAAGTGAG GTGATTGAGGATTTGAATACAGCACCCATGCTGGGACTGTCGCAGTGCCCACTCTGCCAGCTGGAATGTGGAAGCAGAGAGCAGCTCATTGCTCACGTGTACCAG CACACTGCAGCTGTGGTCAGTGCCAAGAGCTACATGTGTCCAGTGTGTGGCAGAGCCCTCAGCTCCCCTGGGTCCCTGGGACGACACCTCCTGATCCACTCAGAGGACCAACTATCAAACTGTGCAGTGTGTGGGGCGCGCTTCACCAGCCATGCCACATTCAACGG TGAGAAACTGCCGGAGGTGCTTAGTGCAGATTCCTTGTCCACCCCGCACAGCGAGGGCCCTTCTGGTACTGAGGAGAAGGACGTTGCCTTTAACGCCCCTGTGTATCCTGCGGGCATCCTCCTAGTGTGCAACAACTGTGCTGCCTATCGCAAGCTGCTGGAGGCACAGGCTCCCGGCGTGCGCAAGTGGGCACTTCGCCGGCAGAACGAGCCACTAGAAGTGCGGCTGCAGCGCCTGGAGCGGGAGCGCACGGCTAAGAAGAGCCGGCGGGACAGTGAGACACCAGAGGAGCGGGAGGTGAGGCGCATGCGGGATCGAGAGGCTAAGCGCCTGCAACGCATGCAAGAGACAGATGAGCAGCGGGCGAGGCGGCTGCAGAGGGACCGGGAGGCCATGAGGCTGAAACGCGCTAATGAGACCCCGGAGAAGCGGCAGGCTCGGCTCATCCGGGAGCGCGAGGCCAAGAGGCTCAAGCGGCGCCTGGAGAAAATGGACATGATGCTTCGGGCCCAGTTTGGCCAGGACCCCTCTGCCATGGCTGCTTTGGCAGCCGAGATGAACTTCTTCCAGCTGCCAGTGAGCAATGTGGAGCTGGAAAGCCAGCTCCTGGGCAAGATGGCCTTTGAGGAGCAGAGCAACAGCACACTGCACTGA
- the ZNF821 gene encoding zinc finger protein 821 isoform X1: protein METEVDIIHRKSLPLHTPALWRILMSHIGPVTLHTCSGTQGEQVFAGLEEQARQAMMKSDFPGAFGDQRPTIHQLQDQDSSSSDSDGEEEETTQDEVSSHTSEEDGTMVKVKKELENAEQPVAGNQRTGESEVIEDLNTAPMLGLSQCPLCQLECGSREQLIAHVYQHTAAVVSAKSYMCPVCGRALSSPGSLGRHLLIHSEDQLSNCAVCGARFTSHATFNGEKLPEVLSADSLSTPHSEGPSGTEEKDVAFNAPVYPAGILLVCNNCAAYRKLLEAQAPGVRKWALRRQNEPLEVRLQRLERERTAKKSRRDSETPEEREVRRMRDREAKRLQRMQETDEQRARRLQRDREAMRLKRANETPEKRQARLIREREAKRLKRRLEKMDMMLRAQFGQDPSAMAALAAEMNFFQLPVSNVELESQLLGKMAFEEQSNSTLH, encoded by the exons ATGGAGACTGAGGTTGATATTATTCATAGGAAGAGTCTCCCTCTGCACACTCCTGCGCTTTGGAGAATCCTGATGTCACACATTGGGCCAGTCACATTACATACATGTTCAGGAACCCAAG GGGAGCAAGTCTTCGCAGGGCTGGAGGAGCAAGCCCGCCAGGCCATGATGAAAAGTGACTTCCCTGGAGCCTTTGGAGACCAGCGGCCGACAATTcaccagttgcaggatcaggactccaGCAGCA GTGACAGCGATGGTGAGGAAGAGGAGACCACGCAGGATGAAGTCTCTTCTCACACTTCTGAGGAGGATGGCACAATGGTGAAAGTGAAAAAGGAATTAGAAAATGCAGAGCAGCCTGTAGCTGGAAACCAACGGACTGGAGAAAGTGAG GTGATTGAGGATTTGAATACAGCACCCATGCTGGGACTGTCGCAGTGCCCACTCTGCCAGCTGGAATGTGGAAGCAGAGAGCAGCTCATTGCTCACGTGTACCAG CACACTGCAGCTGTGGTCAGTGCCAAGAGCTACATGTGTCCAGTGTGTGGCAGAGCCCTCAGCTCCCCTGGGTCCCTGGGACGACACCTCCTGATCCACTCAGAGGACCAACTATCAAACTGTGCAGTGTGTGGGGCGCGCTTCACCAGCCATGCCACATTCAACGG TGAGAAACTGCCGGAGGTGCTTAGTGCAGATTCCTTGTCCACCCCGCACAGCGAGGGCCCTTCTGGTACTGAGGAGAAGGACGTTGCCTTTAACGCCCCTGTGTATCCTGCGGGCATCCTCCTAGTGTGCAACAACTGTGCTGCCTATCGCAAGCTGCTGGAGGCACAGGCTCCCGGCGTGCGCAAGTGGGCACTTCGCCGGCAGAACGAGCCACTAGAAGTGCGGCTGCAGCGCCTGGAGCGGGAGCGCACGGCTAAGAAGAGCCGGCGGGACAGTGAGACACCAGAGGAGCGGGAGGTGAGGCGCATGCGGGATCGAGAGGCTAAGCGCCTGCAACGCATGCAAGAGACAGATGAGCAGCGGGCGAGGCGGCTGCAGAGGGACCGGGAGGCCATGAGGCTGAAACGCGCTAATGAGACCCCGGAGAAGCGGCAGGCTCGGCTCATCCGGGAGCGCGAGGCCAAGAGGCTCAAGCGGCGCCTGGAGAAAATGGACATGATGCTTCGGGCCCAGTTTGGCCAGGACCCCTCTGCCATGGCTGCTTTGGCAGCCGAGATGAACTTCTTCCAGCTGCCAGTGAGCAATGTGGAGCTGGAAAGCCAGCTCCTGGGCAAGATGGCCTTTGAGGAGCAGAGCAACAGCACACTGCACTGA